A window of the Brassica napus cultivar Da-Ae chromosome A2, Da-Ae, whole genome shotgun sequence genome harbors these coding sequences:
- the BNAA02G22710D gene encoding uncharacterized protein BNAA02G22710D, whose protein sequence is MSKVSKASALSLLFAVLFFLSSQPAFSLRVLKPQSERTSPQTITDDSSSMGKIDHAKSMIAGFFSHKFPLKGWPFPKYPPFKMVNPNIPTNPSGVQREPEKLPFSPRKGKKDGGNA, encoded by the coding sequence ATGTCAAAAGTCTCAAAGGCTTCTGCTCTCAGTTTGCTCTTCGCTGTCTTATTCTTCCTCAGTTCTCAACCTGCATTCTCACTTCGTGTCCTGAAACCGCAATCAGAACGAACATCACCTCAAACCATAACGGATGATTCGTCTTCAATGGGAAAGATCGACCATGCAAAATCCATGATTGCTGGATTCTTCAGCCACAAGTTTCCATTAAAGGGCTGGCCTTTCCCCAAGTACCCACCTTTCAAAATGGTTAACCCAAACATTCCAACAAACCCATCTGGAGTTCAAAGGGAACCAGAGAAGCTACCTTTTTCCCCACGCAAAGGCAAGAAAGATGGAGGAAACGCTTGA
- the LOC106434023 gene encoding CASP-like protein 1B1, with the protein MAVSKLVLAATSTKSCKVLLGLRVLAFSATLSAAIVMGLNKETKTFVVGNVGNTPVKATFTAKFQHTPAFVFFVVANAMVSFHNMLMIAVHLFGGEMEFTSFRLLSVAILDMLNVTLISAAANAAAFISEVGKNGNKHARWDKICDRFATYCDHGAGALIAAFAGVVLMLIISAISISRLAQPNKCSSSTAAAPSVLP; encoded by the exons ATGGCGGTTTCAAAGCTTGTATTGGCTGCTACAAGCACTAAAAGCTGCAAAGTACTCTTAGGGCTAAGAGTACTTGCCTTCTCGGCTACGCTATCTGCAGCCATTGTGATGGGATTGAACAAAGAGACAAAGACGTTTGTTGTGGGAAACGTTGGAAATACTCCGGTCAAAGCTACTTTCACCGCTAAGTTCCAACACACTCCAGCTTTCGT GTTCTTTGTAGTAGCTAATGCAATGGTGAGCTTCCACAACATGTTGATGATTGCTGTGCACCTATTTGGAGGGGAAATGGAGTTCACTAGTTTTCGTCTTCTCTCCGTCGCCATTCTCGACATG CTGAATGTGACACTGATTTCGGCGGCAGCTAACGCGGCGGCGTTCATATCGGAAGTGGGGAAGAATGGGAACAAACACGCGAGATGGGACAAAATCTGTGATAGATTCGCCACTTACTGCGATCACGGCGCCGGAGCATTGATCGCCGCCTTCGCCGGTGTGGTCCTTATGCTCATTATCTCCGCCATCTCAATATCTCGTCTTGCTCAGCCTAATAAATGCTCCTCCTCCACCGCCGCAGCTCCCTCTGTCCTCCCCTGA
- the LOC106434020 gene encoding probable calcium-binding protein CML43 — protein MEIISNEKNKLSRQSSSFRLRSPSLNTLRLHRIFDLFDKNNDGFITVEELSQALSRLGLDADICELKPTIESFIKPDETGLRFDGFEALHKTLDESFFGGDCECDGSPDSDLEEAFNVFDEDGDGFISPEELQKVLKKLGLPEAVEIEHVEKMIVSVDSNHDGRVDFFEFKNMMQTVLVPSS, from the coding sequence ATGGAGATCATCAGTAACGAGAAAAATAAACTCTCGAGACAATCTTCTTCCTTCCGGCTACGAAGTCCCAGTCTAAACACTCTTCGTCTCCACCGTATCTTCGACCTATTCGACAAAAACAACGACGGATTCATCACGGTCGAAGAATTGAGTCAAGCCCTCTCACGACTTGGTCTCGATGCCGACATCTGCGAGCTCAAACCAACCATCGAATCTTTCATCAAACCTGACGAGACCGGACTCCGGTTCGACGGTTTCGAAGCACTCCACAAAACACTAGACGAATCCTTCTTCGGAGGAGACTGCGAGTGCGACGGATCTCCGGATTCGGATCTGGAAGAAGCTTTCAACGTGTTTGATGAAGACGGTGATGGATTTATATCTCCCGAGGAACTTCAGAAGGTTTTGAAGAAGTTAGGGCTTCCTGAAGCAGTAGAGATTGAACACGTGGAGAAGATGATTGTCTCTGTAGATAGCAATCACGACGGTCGCGTTGACTTTTTTGAGTTCAAGAACATGATGCAAACTGTTCTTGTCCCTTCCTCTTGA